CGCCCCGTCGATCGACCAGTGCCCGGTGTTGTGCGGGCGCATCGCGAGTTCGTTCACCAAGATCCGCTCGTCGGCGGTCTGGAACAGCTCGACCGCCAGCACCCCCGTCACGCCGAGCTCCTCGGCGATCCGGACCGCGAGGGACTCCGCCGCGTCCGCCAGTCGTCCCGCGGCGGCCGGCGCCGGCGCGATGACCTCGGCGCAGACGCCGTCCCGCTGCACGGTCTCGACGAGCGGCCAGGCCACGACCTGGCCCGAGGGGCGACGTGCGACGGACTGCGCGAGCTCGCGGGTGAAGGGGACGAGTTCCTCGACGAGCAGGGCCTGCCCGTCGCCGAGCTCGGCGACGGCGGTGAACCAGTCGTCGACGTCGGACGGGTCGGAGACGACACGGACACCCTTGCCGTCGTAGCCGCCACGCGGGGTCTTCACGACGGCGCGTCCGCCGTGGTCGGCCAGGAAGGCGGCGAGGGCGGACCGGTCCTCGACGGCCGCCCAGTCCGGGACGGGGACGCCGAGCTCGCTGAGCCGTCGGCGCATGGTGATCTTGTCCTGCGCGACCGCGAGCGCGTCCGGCCCCGGGTGCACCGCGACGCCCTCGTCGACGAGGCGACGGAGGACGTCCTGCGGGACGTGCTCGTGGTCGAAGGTCACGACGTCGACGCCGCGCGCGAAGGCGAGGACGGTGTCGACGTCGCGGTGGTCGCCCTCGGCCGTGGCGGCGATCGCGGCGGACATCCCGGGCCCCTCGGCGAGGACGCTGATCTCGAGCCCGAGCTCGACGGCGGCGGGGACCATCATCCGCGCCAGTTGTCCCCCACCGATCACTCCGACGTGCAGCGCCATCCTGTGCG
The sequence above is drawn from the Curtobacterium sp. MR_MD2014 genome and encodes:
- a CDS encoding 5-(carboxyamino)imidazole ribonucleotide synthase — translated: MALHVGVIGGGQLARMMVPAAVELGLEISVLAEGPGMSAAIAATAEGDHRDVDTVLAFARGVDVVTFDHEHVPQDVLRRLVDEGVAVHPGPDALAVAQDKITMRRRLSELGVPVPDWAAVEDRSALAAFLADHGGRAVVKTPRGGYDGKGVRVVSDPSDVDDWFTAVAELGDGQALLVEELVPFTRELAQSVARRPSGQVVAWPLVETVQRDGVCAEVIAPAPAAAGRLADAAESLAVRIAEELGVTGVLAVELFQTADERILVNELAMRPHNTGHWSIDGATTSQFAQHLRAVLDLPLGTTGMHAPAAVMVNVLGGPADGDLTARYPAALADFPEAGFHFYGKAPRPGRKVGHVTVLGEDVDDVAYRARAAAAHFDD